In Sphaeramia orbicularis chromosome 3, fSphaOr1.1, whole genome shotgun sequence, a genomic segment contains:
- the sema6d gene encoding semaphorin-6D isoform X2, giving the protein MGHSAVLLLLLLLLTASHTLLAVSFPEDVVPLDVVDAHFTRRYPVFRGRPSGNESQHRLDFQLMTKIQDTLFIAGRDQVYLVSLRESYRNEIIPYRKLTWRSGQADREACAVKGKHRDECHNFIKVLVPRNDDLVFICGTNGFNPTCRYYRLDNLEFDGEEINGLARCPFDSKQTNVALFAEGKLYSATVADFQASDSVIYRSMGDGSALRTIKYDSKWLKEPHFLHAAEYGNYVYFFYREIAVEHSNLGKVVYSRVARICKNDVGGSQRVLEKHWTSFVKARLNCSVPGESFFYFDVLQSITDIIDINGVPSVVGVFTTQMNSIPGSAVCAFSMADIEKVFWGRFKEQKTPDSVWTPFSEEKLPKPRPGSCAGHGSAASFKSSVEFPDDTLQFIKSHPLMDTAVPSIGDEPWFTKTRVRYRLTALAVDNEAGPHKNYTVVFIGAESGVVLKVLAKTLSVSLNDSLLLEEIDVFNRAKCLSGREDDKRVRSLRVDKDTHSLYVAFSSCVIRIPLSRCERHSSCHKSCIASRDPYCGWKSHGVCERIQPGVVTGYEQDVEFGNTAHLGDCQAFLGTTSAPDYKSFGDPTSGVWDIQAGDTNQMVHMNILITCVFAAFLLGALLAGLIVFCYRDSFLRKPRHVHKDAESAPSCSDSTGSFVKLNGVFDSPVKEYQANMDSPKLYTNLLSKDMNAPSSDTKTMILRDGCQPPELAALPTPESTPVLQQKGLQPIKNQWERAHGKAGGPRKESNSLAKSPQFLPSSPAHPHSNSHHPQLALGHSHIPSAVVLPNATHEQPNLDNGDDTLPHSSEQRLKNPDSKGSRKDQKRSVDARNTLNDLLKHLNDSVANPKAILQEGSGPRPRQHLTLEPMEELTEIPPKVPSREASLYSPSSSLPRHSPTKRVDVPMATTPTTPTGSLSMGGTLERQRGGYQLHRSASHRHSLSTSPNGVTMGVSISRQHSMNRGGYMPPTPPSRLDSHSGVMGAGVHSPHLPSASQQSSYSGHGSLPRTGLKRTPSLKPDVPPKPNGFSPQTSQMRVVNKYSY; this is encoded by the exons ATGGGCCACAGCGctgtgcttctgctgctgctgctgctgctcacgGCCTCACACACACTCCTCGCCGTCAGCTTCCCGGAGGACGTCGTACCCCTGGATGTCGTTGACGCCCACT TTACACGGCGGTACCCTGTGTTCAGAGGCCGGCCCTCTGGAAACGAGTCACAGCATCGCCTCGACTTTCAGCTGATGACCAAGATTCAAGACACACTGTTCATCGCTGGCAG AGATCAGGTGTATCTTGTGAGTCTCAGAGAATCCTACAGGAATGAGATCATCCCTTACCGG aaGTTAACCTGGAGGTCAGGCCAGGCTGACAGAGAGGCGTGTGCCGTCAAGGGAAAACACAGA GATGAGTGCCACAACTTCATTAAAGTGCTGGTGCCCAGAAACGATGACCTGGTGTTCATCTGTGGCACCAACGGCTTTAACCCCACGTGCAGATACTACAGG CTGGATAACCTAGAGTTCGACGGGGAGGAGATCAACGGCCTGGCACGCTGCCCGTTCGACTCCAAGCAAACTAACGTGGCCCTTTTTGCAG aAGGGAAGCTGTATTCTGCCACCGTCGCCGACTTCCAGGCCAGTGACTCTGTCATCTATCGAAGTATGGGTGACGGATCCGCCCTAAGAACCATCAAATATGACTCCAAATGGCTGAAAG aACCTCATTTCCTGCACGCAGCAGAGTATGGGAATTATGTGTACTTTTTCTACCGGGAGATTGCAGTGGAGCACAGCAATCTGGGCAAG GTCGTTTATTCTCGCGTCGCTCGCATCTGTAAGAACGACGTCGGCGGCTCACAGCGTGTGTTGGAGAAACACTGGACGTCGTTTGTGAAAGCGAGGCTGAACTGTTCTGTGCCCGGGGAGTCCTTCTTCTACTTCGACGTTCTTCAGTCGATCACTGACATCATCGACATCAACGGGGTCCCGTCGGTGGTGGGCGTGTTCACCACGCAGATGAACAG TATTCCGGGGTCGGCAGTGTGTGCCTTCTCAATGGCCGATATAGAAAAAGTGTTCTGGGGTCGGTTCAAAGAGCAGAAGACTCCGGATTCTGTGTGGACTCCGTTTTCAGAGGAGAAGCTGCCAAAACCTCG ACCGGGGAGCTGTGCGGGTCACGGTTCAGCTGCGTCTTTTAAGAGCTCCGTCGAGTTCCCCGACGACACCCTTCAGTTCATCAAGTCCCACCCCCTCATGGACACCGCCGTGCCCTCCATCGGGGACGAGCCCTGGTTCACCAAGACCCGTGTCAG GTACAGACTGACGGCGCTGGCTGTGGACAACGAGGCCGGACCCCATAAAAACTACACGGTGGTGTTCATCGGAGCCGAGTCGGGCGTCGTCCTCAAGGTTTTGGCGAAGACCTTGTCTGTGTCCCTGAACGACAGCCTGCTCCTGGAGGAGATCGACGTCTTCAACAGGGCCAA GTGCCTGTCCGGCCGTGAGGACGATAAGCGTGTTCGCTCTTTACGTGtggacaaagacacacacagcctTTATGTGGCCTTTTCAAGCTGCGTCATCCGGATTCCCCTGAGTCGCTGCGAAAGGCATTCATCCTGTCACAA GTCCTGCATCGCCTCGAGGGATCCGTACTGTGGCTGGAAGTCACATGGAGTGTGTGAGAGGATACAGCCTGGTGTTGT GACCGGCTACGAACAGGACGTTGAATTTGGAAACACTGCTCACCTGGGAGACTGTCAAG CGTTTTTGGGCACTACATCAGCGCCAGATTACAAATCATTTGGTGACCCTACCTCTG GTGTGTGGGATATCCAAGCAGGTGATACCAACCAGATGGTGCACATGAACATCCTCATCACCTGCGTGTTTGCTGCTTTTCTCCTCGGTGCTCTGCTGGCCGGTCTTATTGTCTTCTGCTACCGAGATTCATTTCTCCGTAAGCCCAGACACGTCCATAAGGACGCGGAGTCGGCGCCATCCTGCTCTGACTCCACGGGAAGCTTTGTCAAACTCAACGGAGTCTTTGACAGTCCTGTTAAG GAATACCAGGCCAACATGGACTCTCCCAAGCTCTACACCAACCTGCTGAGCAAAGACATGAACGCCCCCAGCAGCGACACCAAGACAATGATCCTACGCGATGGTTGTCAGCCTCCTGAACTTGCTGCACTCCCTACACCTGAGTCCACCCCAGTGCTTCAGCAGAAAGGCCTGCAGCCCATCAAAAACCAGTGGGAAAGGGCCCATGGGAAGGCTGGGGGGCCCCGCAAGGAGTCCAACTCATTAGCCAAGAGTCCTCAGTTCCTGCCttcctctcctgctcatcctcaCTCCAACTCCCACCACCCTCAGCTCGCCCTAGGACACTCCCACATCCCCAGTGCGGTGGTTCTGCCCAATGCTACACACGAGCAACCGAACCTTGACAACGGAGATGATACACTGCCACATTCATCTGAACAGAGGCTTAAGAATCCAGATTCTAAAGGAAGCAGAAAAGACCAGAAGAGGTCCGTCGATGCAAGAAATACACTCAATGACCTTTTAAAACACCTCAATGACTCTGTGGCCAACCCCAAGGCCATTCTCCAAGAGGGATCAGGGCCCCGCCCACGGCAACACCTCACACTGGAGCCCATGGAGGAACTGACTGAAATACCCCCAAAGGTGCCCAGCCGGGAGGCCTCCCTttactccccctcctcctccctgccAAGGCACAGCCCTACTAAGAGGGTGGATGTGCCGATGGCGACCACGCCCACCACACCCACGGGCAGCTTGAGCATGGGGGGCACTCTGGAGAGACAAAGAGGGGGGTACCAACTCCACCGGAGTGCCTCTCACAGGCATTCCTTATCCACTTCACCAAATGGAGTAACCATGGGGGTGTCTATATCTCGACAACACAGTATGAACAGAGGGGGTTACATGCCCCCGACACCCCCCTCCAGACTTGACTCGCACAGCGGAGTAATGGGGGCGGGGGTACACTCACCCCACCTGCCCTCTGCATCCCAACAGAGTAGCTACAGCGGACATGGCTCACTCCCCCGCACAGGACTGAAAAGGACCCCATCCCTTAAGCCAGATGTGCCCCCTAAACCCAACGGGTTCTCACCACAGACTTCACAGATGCGAGTGGTCAACAAGTACAGTTACTGA
- the sema6d gene encoding semaphorin-6D isoform X1 — translation MGHSAVLLLLLLLLTASHTLLAVSFPEDVVPLDVVDAHFTRRYPVFRGRPSGNESQHRLDFQLMTKIQDTLFIAGRDQVYLVSLRESYRNEIIPYRKLTWRSGQADREACAVKGKHRDECHNFIKVLVPRNDDLVFICGTNGFNPTCRYYRLDNLEFDGEEINGLARCPFDSKQTNVALFAEGKLYSATVADFQASDSVIYRSMGDGSALRTIKYDSKWLKEPHFLHAAEYGNYVYFFYREIAVEHSNLGKVVYSRVARICKNDVGGSQRVLEKHWTSFVKARLNCSVPGESFFYFDVLQSITDIIDINGVPSVVGVFTTQMNSIPGSAVCAFSMADIEKVFWGRFKEQKTPDSVWTPFSEEKLPKPRPGSCAGHGSAASFKSSVEFPDDTLQFIKSHPLMDTAVPSIGDEPWFTKTRVRYRLTALAVDNEAGPHKNYTVVFIGAESGVVLKVLAKTLSVSLNDSLLLEEIDVFNRAKCLSGREDDKRVRSLRVDKDTHSLYVAFSSCVIRIPLSRCERHSSCHKSCIASRDPYCGWKSHGVCERIQPGVVTGYEQDVEFGNTAHLGDCQAFLGTTSAPDYKSFGDPTSDMEFASVPVTVQPSGPIHPPVLIPTQGPSSGPGPELYDPGFVLQDDPSTSNSLDSIPGGREGVWDIQAGDTNQMVHMNILITCVFAAFLLGALLAGLIVFCYRDSFLRKPRHVHKDAESAPSCSDSTGSFVKLNGVFDSPVKEYQANMDSPKLYTNLLSKDMNAPSSDTKTMILRDGCQPPELAALPTPESTPVLQQKGLQPIKNQWERAHGKAGGPRKESNSLAKSPQFLPSSPAHPHSNSHHPQLALGHSHIPSAVVLPNATHEQPNLDNGDDTLPHSSEQRLKNPDSKGSRKDQKRSVDARNTLNDLLKHLNDSVANPKAILQEGSGPRPRQHLTLEPMEELTEIPPKVPSREASLYSPSSSLPRHSPTKRVDVPMATTPTTPTGSLSMGGTLERQRGGYQLHRSASHRHSLSTSPNGVTMGVSISRQHSMNRGGYMPPTPPSRLDSHSGVMGAGVHSPHLPSASQQSSYSGHGSLPRTGLKRTPSLKPDVPPKPNGFSPQTSQMRVVNKYSY, via the exons ATGGGCCACAGCGctgtgcttctgctgctgctgctgctgctcacgGCCTCACACACACTCCTCGCCGTCAGCTTCCCGGAGGACGTCGTACCCCTGGATGTCGTTGACGCCCACT TTACACGGCGGTACCCTGTGTTCAGAGGCCGGCCCTCTGGAAACGAGTCACAGCATCGCCTCGACTTTCAGCTGATGACCAAGATTCAAGACACACTGTTCATCGCTGGCAG AGATCAGGTGTATCTTGTGAGTCTCAGAGAATCCTACAGGAATGAGATCATCCCTTACCGG aaGTTAACCTGGAGGTCAGGCCAGGCTGACAGAGAGGCGTGTGCCGTCAAGGGAAAACACAGA GATGAGTGCCACAACTTCATTAAAGTGCTGGTGCCCAGAAACGATGACCTGGTGTTCATCTGTGGCACCAACGGCTTTAACCCCACGTGCAGATACTACAGG CTGGATAACCTAGAGTTCGACGGGGAGGAGATCAACGGCCTGGCACGCTGCCCGTTCGACTCCAAGCAAACTAACGTGGCCCTTTTTGCAG aAGGGAAGCTGTATTCTGCCACCGTCGCCGACTTCCAGGCCAGTGACTCTGTCATCTATCGAAGTATGGGTGACGGATCCGCCCTAAGAACCATCAAATATGACTCCAAATGGCTGAAAG aACCTCATTTCCTGCACGCAGCAGAGTATGGGAATTATGTGTACTTTTTCTACCGGGAGATTGCAGTGGAGCACAGCAATCTGGGCAAG GTCGTTTATTCTCGCGTCGCTCGCATCTGTAAGAACGACGTCGGCGGCTCACAGCGTGTGTTGGAGAAACACTGGACGTCGTTTGTGAAAGCGAGGCTGAACTGTTCTGTGCCCGGGGAGTCCTTCTTCTACTTCGACGTTCTTCAGTCGATCACTGACATCATCGACATCAACGGGGTCCCGTCGGTGGTGGGCGTGTTCACCACGCAGATGAACAG TATTCCGGGGTCGGCAGTGTGTGCCTTCTCAATGGCCGATATAGAAAAAGTGTTCTGGGGTCGGTTCAAAGAGCAGAAGACTCCGGATTCTGTGTGGACTCCGTTTTCAGAGGAGAAGCTGCCAAAACCTCG ACCGGGGAGCTGTGCGGGTCACGGTTCAGCTGCGTCTTTTAAGAGCTCCGTCGAGTTCCCCGACGACACCCTTCAGTTCATCAAGTCCCACCCCCTCATGGACACCGCCGTGCCCTCCATCGGGGACGAGCCCTGGTTCACCAAGACCCGTGTCAG GTACAGACTGACGGCGCTGGCTGTGGACAACGAGGCCGGACCCCATAAAAACTACACGGTGGTGTTCATCGGAGCCGAGTCGGGCGTCGTCCTCAAGGTTTTGGCGAAGACCTTGTCTGTGTCCCTGAACGACAGCCTGCTCCTGGAGGAGATCGACGTCTTCAACAGGGCCAA GTGCCTGTCCGGCCGTGAGGACGATAAGCGTGTTCGCTCTTTACGTGtggacaaagacacacacagcctTTATGTGGCCTTTTCAAGCTGCGTCATCCGGATTCCCCTGAGTCGCTGCGAAAGGCATTCATCCTGTCACAA GTCCTGCATCGCCTCGAGGGATCCGTACTGTGGCTGGAAGTCACATGGAGTGTGTGAGAGGATACAGCCTGGTGTTGT GACCGGCTACGAACAGGACGTTGAATTTGGAAACACTGCTCACCTGGGAGACTGTCAAG CGTTTTTGGGCACTACATCAGCGCCAGATTACAAATCATTTGGTGACCCTACCTCTG ACATGGAGTTTGCATCAGTGCCAGTCACTGTCCAGCCCAGTGGGCCCATACACCCCCCAGTACTCATACCCACTCAGGGCCCCAGCTCTGGCCCGGGTCCAGAGCTCTACGACCCAGGCTTTGTGCTGCAGGATGACCCCTCCACCTCCAATTCTTTAGACTCTATCCCAGGGGGCCGAGAGG GTGTGTGGGATATCCAAGCAGGTGATACCAACCAGATGGTGCACATGAACATCCTCATCACCTGCGTGTTTGCTGCTTTTCTCCTCGGTGCTCTGCTGGCCGGTCTTATTGTCTTCTGCTACCGAGATTCATTTCTCCGTAAGCCCAGACACGTCCATAAGGACGCGGAGTCGGCGCCATCCTGCTCTGACTCCACGGGAAGCTTTGTCAAACTCAACGGAGTCTTTGACAGTCCTGTTAAG GAATACCAGGCCAACATGGACTCTCCCAAGCTCTACACCAACCTGCTGAGCAAAGACATGAACGCCCCCAGCAGCGACACCAAGACAATGATCCTACGCGATGGTTGTCAGCCTCCTGAACTTGCTGCACTCCCTACACCTGAGTCCACCCCAGTGCTTCAGCAGAAAGGCCTGCAGCCCATCAAAAACCAGTGGGAAAGGGCCCATGGGAAGGCTGGGGGGCCCCGCAAGGAGTCCAACTCATTAGCCAAGAGTCCTCAGTTCCTGCCttcctctcctgctcatcctcaCTCCAACTCCCACCACCCTCAGCTCGCCCTAGGACACTCCCACATCCCCAGTGCGGTGGTTCTGCCCAATGCTACACACGAGCAACCGAACCTTGACAACGGAGATGATACACTGCCACATTCATCTGAACAGAGGCTTAAGAATCCAGATTCTAAAGGAAGCAGAAAAGACCAGAAGAGGTCCGTCGATGCAAGAAATACACTCAATGACCTTTTAAAACACCTCAATGACTCTGTGGCCAACCCCAAGGCCATTCTCCAAGAGGGATCAGGGCCCCGCCCACGGCAACACCTCACACTGGAGCCCATGGAGGAACTGACTGAAATACCCCCAAAGGTGCCCAGCCGGGAGGCCTCCCTttactccccctcctcctccctgccAAGGCACAGCCCTACTAAGAGGGTGGATGTGCCGATGGCGACCACGCCCACCACACCCACGGGCAGCTTGAGCATGGGGGGCACTCTGGAGAGACAAAGAGGGGGGTACCAACTCCACCGGAGTGCCTCTCACAGGCATTCCTTATCCACTTCACCAAATGGAGTAACCATGGGGGTGTCTATATCTCGACAACACAGTATGAACAGAGGGGGTTACATGCCCCCGACACCCCCCTCCAGACTTGACTCGCACAGCGGAGTAATGGGGGCGGGGGTACACTCACCCCACCTGCCCTCTGCATCCCAACAGAGTAGCTACAGCGGACATGGCTCACTCCCCCGCACAGGACTGAAAAGGACCCCATCCCTTAAGCCAGATGTGCCCCCTAAACCCAACGGGTTCTCACCACAGACTTCACAGATGCGAGTGGTCAACAAGTACAGTTACTGA